The following are encoded in a window of Cyprinus carpio isolate SPL01 chromosome A13, ASM1834038v1, whole genome shotgun sequence genomic DNA:
- the LOC109100985 gene encoding dapper homolog 2-like: MLGRKVPGSGVLSAAAVGMDRGRTGERLHAALAGLQELHFLRDKQRAMVHWALTLNREEPEISKHETVSTEELRLEATLTLLKQQLTRLRKQDVGLKTHLQQLDQQINDLKLDVCKASTEHLESDSRPSSGFYELSDGGSGSLSNSCTSVYSESLSSSSQTSLLPHLSTSYTPHGYSGSRQTGVSRRRSADESTAQSDAPRSGVKLGSSCIRTAPAQAERARQRPVSTGDLDRMMAPGFGSFKSTDVKSSTPCGGLQNAPVDPKYQSNLVSSNGTEVYCYPSPLHAVALQSPIFSCTTDQENPVALDGISGVGLEEETKNPNGRSTNSRSAGYINKVLQRRNIKIIKRTDTVSSTQEQRPRPQEMSYGQLNGPQLLGSLQQITMPFENALETGITSSALNSNQQQRNAPGLEPNSEANEVQTLCHGTHPAPSMDLQKNYLCIKNATSKAGTESENGLTDKVSGHFSKESSMVPKPIERRSSFTFRREESRASFGDKSSTPQSEFVHAQFVPAGSQRVKVRQADKKTKSVKLRKKSSEKPSAKKHQHKHLSREFCTKTRADLKQSGSCKGRLTNLEESQMNSCSDCSCNGLFNSSCIQNNSHLQQSQTSKSTKTHKAPELVHLPLDQAIKKQSSLKWPSSSEIRLPPALHTQRSKEMLNSQKGAMVRSVSARPRSGHWGCPPRALPHSLSTSSYFSYLESRYPAAPISSRYPPLSESEFSEYSAECASLFHSTIAASSDGELSDYTTNRFGDSESSQGSQTASDSDSSLSLDEEDLLEEEEEDEGGLVWAQAALGTTAAGFSLQQHHRPEPAVCRIKASRALKKKIRRFQPASLKVMTLV, translated from the exons ATGTTGGGAAGAAAAGTACCTGGATCAGGTGTGCTGAGCGCAGCTGCTGTAGGAATGGACCGAGGGAGGACAGGAGAGAGACTGCACGCAGCGCTGGCCGGACTGCAAGAGCTGCATTTCCTCCGGGACAAACAGAGGGCCATGGTGCACTGGGCTCTGACCCTGAACAGAGAGGAGCCCGAGATATCAAAACATGAGACCGTGAGCACAGAGGAACTGAGACTGGAGGCAACACTTACTCTACTCAAACAACAGCTG ACACGTCTACGCAAACAGGATGTGGGATTGAAGACTCATCTCCAGCAGCTAGATCAACAGATAAATGACCTGAAACTTGATGTGTGTAAAGCATCCACTGAACACCTAGAGAGTGACAGCAGACCCAGTTCAG GGTTCTACGAGCTCAGTGATGGTGGTTCAGGCTCATTGTCAAATTCATGCACCTCCGTCTACAGCGAGAGTCTCTCCTCCTCATCTCAAACCAGTCTGCTTCCTCATCTCTCCACATCATATACGCCACATGGCTATAGTGGTTCCAGGCAGACCGGTGTGTCCCGTCGTCGTTCTGCTGATGAGAGCACTGCCCAGTCCGATGCACCACGATCAGGAGTGAAGCTCGGTAGCAGTTGTATACGAACGGCACCGGCTCAAGCAGAAAGAGCAAGACAAAGACCTGTTTCCACAG GGGACCTTGACCGAATGATGGCACCTGGTTTTGGCTCCTTCAAATCCACTGATGTGAAGAGCTCCACCCCTTGTGGTGGCCTCCAAAATGCCCCAGTAGACCCCAAATATCAGAGTAACCTGGTATCTAGCAATGGGACAGAAGTGTACTGTTACCCCAGTCCACTGCATGCTGTGGCCTTACAAAGCCCCATCTTCAGTTGCACCACTGATCAGGAAAATCCAGTAGCACTTGATGGAATTTCTGGAGTGGGTCTTGAAGAGGAAACCAAAAACCCAAATGGAAGGTCCACAAATTCCAGGTCTGCTGGATACATCAACAAGGTACTACAGagaagaaacattaaaataataaaaagaactgACACTGTTAGCAGTACACAGGAGCAAAGACCCAGACCCCAGGAAATGTCCTACGGACAGCTGAATGGTCCTCAACTCCTGGGTTCCCTTCAACAAATTACAATGCCCTTCGAAAATGCACTGGAGACTGGAATAACATCTTCAGCACTAAACAGCAATCAGCAGCAGAGGAATGCACCTGGTCTGGAGCCCAATTCTGAAGCAAATGAGGTCCAGACATTGTGCCATGGCACACACCCAGCACCTTCCATGGATCTCCAAAAGAATTACCTTTGCATAAAGAATGCCACAAGCAAGGCCGGTACTGAGTCTGAGAATGGACTCACAGACAAAGTGAGTGGACATTTTTCCAAGGAGTCATCTATGGTCCCAAAGCCAATAGAGAGGAGATCAAGTTTTACCTTCAGAAGAGAAGAGAGTAGAGCTTCTTTTGGTGATAAGAGCAGCACCCCTCAATCAGAATTTGTCCATGCACAGTTTGTTCCAGCAGGGTCTCAGAGGGTGAAAGTGCGTCAAGCAGACAAGAAAACAAAATCTGTAAAACTGAGAAAGAAGAGCTCTGAGAAGCCTTCAGCAAAGAAACATCAGCATAAACACTTGTCTCGGGAGTTCTGCACCAAAACCCGAGCTGACTTAAAACAGTCCGGCTCATGCAAAGGGAGATTAACAAATCTAGAAGAGTCCCAGATGAACTCTTGCTCAGATTGCAGTTGTAATGGACTTTTCAACTCGAGCTGCATCCAGAACAACTCTCACCTTCAACAGAGCCAAACCTCCAAGTCCACTAAGACCCATAAAGCCCCTGAACTTGTGCACCTTCCTCTAGACCAAGCCATAAAGAAACAAAGTTCTCTGAAATGGCCTTCCTCCTCTGAAATCCGTTTGCCCCCAGCTCTCCACACCCAGAGATCCAAAGAGATGTTAAACTCTCAAAAGGGGGCCATGGTAAGGAGTGTTAGTGCCAGGCCTCGCTCAGGTCATTGGGGCTGTCCTCCACGAGCCCTTCCCCACTCGCTCTCCACTTCTTCTTACTTCAGTTACTTGGAATCTAGATATCCAGCAGCGCCAATCTCCAGCCGCTATCCTCCTCTTAGCGAGTCTGAGTTTTCGGAGTACTCTGCAGAGTGTGCATCACTCTTTCACTCTACTATTGCAGCAAGTAGTGATGGAGAGTTGAGCGATTACACCACAAACCGTTTTGGAGACAGCGAGTCCAGTCAGGGCTCTCAGACAGCTTCAGACTCGGACAGTAGTCTCTCGCTGGATGAGGAGGACCTGttggaggaagaagaggaagatgaagGTGGTTTAGTGTGGGCTCAGGCTGCGTTGGGGACCACGGCAGCGGGCTTTTCTCTTCAGCAACATCATCGCCCAGAGCCAGCAGTCTGTCGCATCAAAGCTTCCAGAGCTCTGAAGAAGAAGATTCGCCGTTTTCAGCCAGCTTCACTCAAGGTTATGACTTTGGTGTAG